From one [Ruminococcus] lactaris ATCC 29176 genomic stretch:
- a CDS encoding alanine/glycine:cation symporter family protein — MFAQINELIKVIDDAVWGLPLICLIMVTGILLTVRLGGVQVRHLGKAFKFMFQDEEDGHGEVTSFGALCTALSATIGTGNIAGVATAIAAGGPGALFWMVVAAFFGMATKYSEGLLAIKYRTIDQDGHVLGGPFYYIENGMGKKWKWLAKIFAFFGAGVGLFGIGTFTQVNSIASAVKNFFDPDMAHTVTVLGNDYSIATVIAGILLTVFVGLVVIGGIKRISKVSEVVVPFMAVLYVVLCLIIVFTNIKAVPGAFAEIISSAFNGSALAGGVMGSMIVAMQKGVARGIFSNESGLGSAPIAAAAARTKDPVRQGLVSMTGTFIDTIVICTMTGLSIVIAGSWLDPKLEGVAITMDAFQKGLPFPGFIATFSLMLCLVFFAFTTILGWDYYGERCVEYLFNRNKAVVKGYRWLYILAVFIGPYMTVAAVWNIADIFNALMAFPNLIALLALSGVVVKETKEFHAKHKGSY, encoded by the coding sequence ATGTTTGCACAAATCAACGAACTCATCAAAGTAATTGATGATGCCGTGTGGGGTCTGCCATTGATCTGCCTCATCATGGTAACAGGTATCTTATTAACAGTCAGGCTTGGCGGAGTTCAGGTCCGGCATCTCGGAAAAGCTTTCAAATTTATGTTTCAGGATGAAGAAGACGGACATGGAGAAGTGACCAGTTTTGGAGCACTTTGTACTGCATTGTCTGCGACCATCGGAACGGGAAATATCGCAGGTGTTGCGACTGCGATCGCAGCAGGTGGCCCGGGAGCATTATTCTGGATGGTTGTTGCCGCATTTTTCGGAATGGCGACAAAGTATTCAGAAGGTCTTCTTGCAATCAAATACCGCACGATCGATCAAGACGGTCATGTTCTGGGTGGACCTTTCTATTATATTGAAAATGGAATGGGAAAGAAATGGAAATGGCTTGCCAAGATCTTTGCATTTTTCGGAGCAGGTGTAGGTCTGTTCGGAATCGGAACATTTACCCAGGTGAACAGTATTGCATCAGCGGTAAAGAATTTCTTTGATCCGGATATGGCACATACGGTAACTGTATTGGGAAATGATTATTCCATCGCAACTGTGATCGCAGGAATCCTGCTGACAGTTTTTGTAGGACTGGTTGTTATTGGTGGTATTAAGAGAATTTCAAAAGTTTCGGAAGTTGTAGTACCGTTTATGGCGGTTTTATATGTGGTACTCTGTCTGATTATTGTATTTACAAATATCAAGGCAGTGCCGGGAGCATTTGCTGAAATTATCAGCAGTGCATTTAACGGAAGTGCGTTGGCAGGCGGAGTTATGGGAAGTATGATCGTAGCCATGCAGAAAGGTGTGGCAAGAGGAATCTTTTCCAATGAATCCGGTCTTGGTAGTGCCCCGATCGCAGCCGCAGCAGCAAGAACAAAAGATCCGGTTCGTCAGGGACTCGTTTCAATGACGGGAACATTTATTGATACGATTGTAATCTGTACGATGACAGGACTTTCTATCGTAATCGCAGGATCATGGCTTGATCCAAAGCTGGAAGGTGTTGCAATTACAATGGATGCATTCCAGAAGGGACTGCCGTTCCCGGGATTCATTGCTACTTTTTCACTGATGTTATGTCTGGTATTCTTTGCATTTACAACGATCCTCGGATGGGATTATTATGGAGAGCGGTGTGTGGAATATCTGTTCAACCGCAATAAAGCAGTGGTAAAAGGATACCGCTGGCTGTATATTCTGGCAGTATTTATCGGACCATATATGACAGTTGCTGCAGTATGGAATATCGCAGATATCTTTAATGCATTGATGGCATTTCCGAACCTGATCGCATTGCTTGCATTAAGTG